The following proteins are co-located in the Impatiens glandulifera unplaced genomic scaffold, dImpGla2.1, whole genome shotgun sequence genome:
- the LOC124917790 gene encoding uncharacterized protein LOC124917790 — MSKLRSRNRNLFAAGYSSSTFLIILCILVIRCYGSSSSASCGDIHNITFPFRLKGIGGSKECILDEYFSLSCENNQTYLSLETSGAGKYHVKSINYVNKTIHVSNVLIDKANDCSSLLLLYSENFDQSMYNYYLSNYGIRQVSVVFLRCEVPVKDRRDYIDISASCNSNNNNNNSYRSYALARIGRFPEFGEIENSCTVESIGYTSHPRLIQQLNITDIGDGSNIISYQEIHNALLFGFNVSWGIESCRGDIWVKRASCLGYYDPNNSIFSPYNDPSYCEDESTIGG, encoded by the coding sequence ATGTCTAAATTAAGAAGTAGAAATCGAAACCTATTTGCTGCTGGATATTCTTCTTCAACATTTCTGATCATTCTATGCATACTAGTTATAAGATGCTATGGCAGTTCCTCCTCCGCCTCATGTGGGGATATTCATAATATTACCTTCCCTTTCCGACTGAAAGGAATCGGCGGTAGTAAAGAATGCATATTGGACGAATATTTCAGTCTGTCATGTGAGAACAACCAAACATATCTCTCTTTAGAGACCTCCGGCGCCGGCAAATACCATGTGAAGTCCATCAATTACGTGAACAAAACCATCCATGTTTCTAATGTCCTCATAGATAAGGCCAATGATTGTTCCTCTCTCCTCCTCCTCTACTCTGAAAACTTCGATCAATCCATGTACAATTATTATTTGTCTAATTATGGTATACGACAAGTATCAGTAGTGTTCTTGAGGTGCGAAGTTCCAGTCAAAGATCGCCGAGACTACATAGATATTTCAGCTTCCTgcaatagtaataataataataataattcctaCAGATCATACGCTCTAGCAAGAATAGGCAGATTTCCAGAGTTTGGGGAGATTGAAAACTCTTGTACGGTAGAAAGCATTGGTTATACTTCTCATCCCAGATTAATTCAGCAGCTGAATATTACTGATATTGGTGATGGTAGTAATATAATTTCCTATCAAGAAATACACAACGCTTTGCTCTTTGGATTTAATGTTTCTTGGGGAATAGAATCCTGCAGAGGAGATATTTGGGTGAAAAGGGCGTCGTGTTTGGGTTATTATGATCCTAATAATAGTATTTTCAGCCCCTACAATGACCCGAGCTACTGCGAAGACGAGTCAACTATTGGTGGGTAA
- the LOC124917793 gene encoding rust resistance kinase Lr10-like: MLYLTPILNFPAPWFIFSRICCMPFVIGFLVYKFKRRHFSTFDCIEDFLRSQNNMVPIRYSSWEIRKMTNGFRHKLGEGGYGSVYKGTLRSGTLVAVKILSKAKSDGQEFINEVSTLGRIYHVNVVQLIGFCAERSQRALVYEFMPNGSLEKYIFLKEENASLTNDQIFKIAIGIARGIEYLHRGCDVRILHFDIKPHNILLDEDFTPKVSDFGLAKLYPTQDSIVPLTAIRGTMGYIAPELFYRNIGGISYKADVYSFGTLLMEIAGKRKNWNSSVDCSSQNFLPAWVYHQFSHGLSMEMGDVTEDEAVIVRKMMLVALWCIQMKPSDRPPMQKVVEMLEADIKFIEIPPKPFLFGEDMSSQNSKTLSGAGMDAVTMDICAR, from the coding sequence ATGCTTTATTTGACTCCAATTTTGAATTTCCCAGCTCCATGGTTCATTTTTAGTAGAATTTGTTGCATGCCCTTCGTGATCGGCTTTTTAGTCTACAAATTCAAGAGAAGACATTTCTCAACGTTCGACTGCATTGAAGATTTTTTGAGAAGTCAAAACAATATGGTGCCTATAAGGTACTCTTCTTGGGAGATTAGGAAGATGACTAATGGATTTCGCCATAAATTGGGGGAAGGAGGATACGGTTCTGTCTACAAAGGAACTCTTCGTAGTGGAACACTCGTGGCTGTGAAGATATTGAGCAAAGCCAAATCAGATGGACAAGAATTTATAAATGAAGTCTCTACCTTAGGAAGAATTTACCATGTCAACGTCGTTCAACTTATTGGATTTTGTGCTGAGAGATCTCAACGTGCTCTAGTTTATGAGTTCATGCCCAATGGATCTTTAGAGAAGTATATATTCTTGAAAGAAGAGAACGCTTCCTTGACAAATGACCAAATTTTCAAGATTGCCATAGGAATCGCCCGGGGAATTGAGTATCTACACCGAGGTTGTGATGTGAGAATCTTGCATTTTGACATCAAACCACACAACATCCTTCTCGATGAGGATTTCACTCCAAAAGTGTCTGACTTTGGTCTTGCAAAACTTTATCCCACACAAGATAGTATTGTGCCCTTAACTGCAATAAGAGGAACCATGGGTTACATTGCGCCTGAactattttatagaaatattgGAGGCATATCGTATAAAGCAGATGTTTATAGTTTTGGGACGTTGTTGATGGAAATTGCTGGTAAAAGGAAAAATTGGAATTCATCAGTTGATTGCTCAAGTCAAAACTTTTTACCTGCTTGGGTTTACCATCAATTCAGTCATGGGTTATCTATGGAAATGGGAGATGTGACTGAAGATGAGGCAGTGATTGTGCGCAAGATGATGTTGGTGGCGTTATGGTGCATTCAAATGAAGCCAAGTGATCGACCACCAATGCAAAAAGTTGTTGAAATGCTTGAAGCTGATATAAAGTTTATCGAGATTCCTCCTAAACCTTTCTTGTTTGGTGAAGATATGTCCTCTCAGAATAGTAAAACTCTATCTGGGGCTGGTATGGATGCCGTTACTATGGATATATGTGCACGTTAA